One window from the genome of Pungitius pungitius chromosome 14, fPunPun2.1, whole genome shotgun sequence encodes:
- the htr1d gene encoding 5-hydroxytryptamine receptor 1D encodes MELDNSSLDSFTSNYTETPDTVTPPPWSAATLLGLQISLSALLAVVTLATVLSNAFVIATIFLTRKLHTPANFLIGSLAVTDMLVSILVMPISIVYTVSKTWSLGQIVCDIWLSSDITFCTASILHLCVIALDRYWAITDALEYSKRRTMRRAALMVGVVWVISISISMPPLFWRQAKAHEELTECMVNTDQISYTLYSTFGAFYVPTVLLVILYGRIYVAARSRIFKTPSSSGKRFTTAQLIQTSAGSSLCSLNSASNQEAHLHSLSAGGGGGGGGGGGGSPLFVNSVKVKLADNVLERKRLCAARERRATKTLGIILGAFIVCWLPFFVGTLVMAICKGCWFDPVLFDIFTWLGYLNSLINPVIYTAFNDEFKQAFQKLIKFRRFT; translated from the coding sequence ATGGAGCTGGACAACAGCTCTCTGGACTCCTTTACCAGCAACTACACAGAGACCCCCGACACCGTCACGCCGCCGCCCTGGAGCGCCGCCACGTTACTGGGCCTCCAGATCTCCCTGTCTGCACTGCTGGCTGTCGTCACCCTCGCCACCGTGCTCTCCAACGCCTTCGTCATCGCGACCATCTTCCTCACCAGGAAGCTCCACACACCGGCCAACTTCCTGATCGGCTCCCTGGCCGTCACGGACATGCTGGTGTCTATTCTGGTCATGCCCATCAGCATCGTCTACACTGTCAGCAAGACCTGGTCGCTGGGGCAGATCGTCTGTGACATCTGGCTGTCGTCCGACATCACGTTCTGCACGGCCTCCATCCTGCACCTGTGCGTGATCGCGTTGGACCGCTACTGGGCCATCACGGACGCGCTGGAGTACTCAAAGCGCCGCACCATGCGCCGGGCGGCGCTCATGGTCGGGGTGGTGTGGGTGATCTCCATCTCGATCTCCATGCCCCCGCTTTTCTGGCGGCAGGCCAAGGCGCACGAGGAGCTGACGGAGTGCATGGTGAACACGGACCAGATCTCTTACACCCTGTACTCCACCTTCGGCGCCTTCTACGTCCCCACGGTGCTCCTCGTCATCCTCTACGGGCGGATCTACGTCGCCGCCCGCTCCCGCATCTTCAAGACGCCGTCGTCCTCGGGGAAGCGCTTCACCACAGCACAGCTCATCCAGACCTCGGCGGGCTCCTCCCTCTGTTCTCTCAATTCGGCCTCCAACCAGGAAGCCCACCTACACTCGCTCAGCGcgggaggcggcggcggtggaggtggaggagggggaggatccCCCCTGTTCGTGAATAGTGTGAAAGTGAAGCTGGCAGACAACGTGTTGGAGAGGAAACGTCTGTGtgcggctcgggagaggagagCGACCAAGACGCTGGGCATCATTCTTGGCGCGTTCATCGTCTGTTGGCTGCCGTTCTTTGTGGGCACGCTGGTCATGGCCATATGTAAAGGGTGCTGGTTCGATCCGGTGCTGTTTGATATATTTACCTGGCTGGGATACCTGAACTCCCTCATCAATCCTGTCATCTACACTGCATTCAACGACGAGTTCAAACAGGCTTTCCAAAAACTCATCAAATTCAGACGGTTCACCTGA